The following are encoded in a window of Sphingobium sp. AP49 genomic DNA:
- a CDS encoding TonB-dependent receptor, protein MGAHRSPDRQCHRRLYQEPDREWRRLLHLRQDQRPGHGAGWPADRHHRHHRPPRQLRRDPGEGNRDYCSDDSYVGHTENYGGSLQLDYEADPFTLTSVTAYRKSNETGYGAATNVFRADPLELQVGNGAVNRRLSLFTQELRVSSPADQFLEYTAGVFYSNQKQTRDPETLAVSVVPFPGLVIPIVRNPGADIDIQDESLAVFGQGTFHLSPALRLIAGGRYTTDRLSMDRYDYFTPADPFSRTVLDVQKFSWRLGAQYDLANNSMVYATASRGFKGGQIAIPSAPAKPFVVQPEIPTAYELGLKSTLFGSWVADLNIFYSKIKNFQAQQCTVDSTAVISCVQTNIDGVKSRGAEINFFGKVFDGLSLNTGFIYAKATYPGGFIGTDGTNIGGTQLAYAPKYKFTLSGEYEAPVTGRLKGFLAADTVWKSKVRYEANSNDETTFRSHWLVGGRIGLRTEDDRYSVAIFGRNLFNVHEPSLMQSDFPYTTDQGEQNIGAIYGPQSFRQIGISLDAKF, encoded by the coding sequence GTGGGAGCCCACCGATCGCCTGACCGTCAATGTCATCGGCGACTATACCAAGAGCCGGATCGAGAATGGCGGCGACTTCTTCACCTTCGTCAAGACCAGCGGCCCGGGCACGGCGCTGGGTGGCCTGCTGACCGACACCACCGGCATCACCGCCCGCCTCGCCAGCTGCGGCGTGACCCGGGCGAGGGCAATCGCGACTATTGCAGCGACGATAGCTATGTCGGCCATACCGAAAATTACGGCGGATCGCTGCAGCTCGATTATGAGGCCGATCCCTTCACCCTCACCTCCGTCACCGCCTATCGCAAATCGAACGAGACCGGCTATGGCGCGGCGACCAACGTGTTCCGGGCCGATCCGCTGGAATTGCAGGTCGGCAATGGTGCGGTGAACCGGCGCCTCAGCCTCTTCACCCAGGAATTGCGGGTCAGCTCGCCTGCCGACCAGTTCCTCGAATATACCGCTGGCGTCTTCTATTCGAACCAGAAGCAGACCCGCGATCCTGAAACGCTGGCGGTGTCGGTCGTGCCCTTCCCCGGCCTCGTCATCCCGATCGTGCGCAATCCCGGCGCCGACATCGACATCCAGGATGAATCGCTGGCCGTCTTCGGCCAGGGCACCTTCCACCTGTCGCCCGCGCTGCGGCTGATCGCCGGCGGTCGCTACACCACCGATCGCCTGTCGATGGACCGCTATGATTATTTCACCCCGGCCGATCCGTTCAGCCGGACCGTGCTGGACGTCCAGAAATTCTCCTGGCGCCTGGGCGCGCAATATGACCTGGCCAACAACAGCATGGTCTATGCGACCGCCTCGCGCGGGTTCAAGGGCGGGCAGATCGCCATCCCTTCGGCCCCGGCCAAGCCCTTCGTCGTGCAGCCGGAAATCCCGACCGCCTATGAACTGGGCCTCAAGAGCACGCTGTTCGGCAGCTGGGTCGCCGACCTCAATATCTTCTACAGCAAGATCAAGAATTTCCAGGCGCAGCAGTGCACGGTGGACAGCACCGCGGTCATCTCCTGCGTTCAGACCAATATCGACGGCGTTAAGTCGCGCGGCGCGGAAATCAACTTCTTCGGCAAGGTCTTCGACGGCCTGTCGCTCAACACCGGCTTCATCTATGCCAAGGCGACCTATCCGGGCGGTTTCATCGGCACCGATGGCACCAATATCGGCGGCACCCAGCTCGCCTATGCGCCCAAGTACAAGTTCACCCTGTCGGGCGAATATGAAGCGCCGGTGACGGGCCGCCTGAAGGGCTTCCTGGCGGCGGATACGGTGTGGAAGTCGAAGGTGCGCTACGAAGCCAATTCAAACGACGAAACGACCTTCCGGTCGCACTGGCTGGTCGGCGGCCGCATCGGCCTGCGGACCGAGGACGATCGCTACAGCGTCGCGATCTTCGGTCGCAACCTGTTCAACGTGCATGAGCCTTCGCTGATGCAGAGCGACTTCCCCTACACCACCGACCAGGGCGAGCAGAATATCGGCGCCATCTATGGCCCGCAGTCCTTCCGCCAGATCGGCATCAGCCTGGACGCGAAATTCTGA
- a CDS encoding family 1 glycosylhydrolase — protein sequence MLDRRTLLATGAALMAAPAIAARKSATPNFPKSFYWGAATAPHQVEGNNIASDLWFVENQQPTVFAQPSGDACNSFALWATDLDLVKNMGLNAYRFGIEWARIEPEKGLFSQAMLDHYKAVIDGCHARGLAPIVTFSHFTAPRWFSAQGGWTNPESAQLFARYCDKAMRALGQGIASAITLNEPNILLLLKPMLPPQVWDIQKLTLETAAKRLGVPKYVCANVAGFDDLPALQTGLEAAHKAGKAAIKAVRGDLPVGFSLALMDDQAVGAHSVRDSMRKQLYGNWLEIAKGDDFIGVQNYERALWGDKGRLPAPKGGAVNWSGTEVWAPSLGGAVRFAHEATGVPILVSEHGVGSDDDAVRAQFIPEALAGLKAAIDDGVPVLGYCHWSLLDNFEWIFGYKPKFGLHSVDPVTFARTAKPSAAVYGAIARRNAL from the coding sequence ATGCTGGATCGCCGCACCCTTCTGGCTACCGGCGCCGCGCTGATGGCCGCCCCCGCCATCGCCGCGCGCAAGAGCGCCACCCCCAATTTCCCCAAGAGCTTCTATTGGGGCGCAGCCACCGCGCCGCATCAGGTCGAGGGCAATAATATCGCCAGCGACCTGTGGTTCGTGGAGAATCAGCAGCCGACCGTCTTCGCCCAGCCTTCGGGCGATGCCTGCAACAGCTTCGCCCTGTGGGCAACCGACCTCGACCTGGTCAAGAATATGGGCCTCAACGCCTATCGCTTCGGCATCGAATGGGCGCGGATCGAGCCGGAAAAGGGCCTCTTCTCCCAGGCGATGCTCGATCATTACAAGGCGGTGATCGACGGCTGCCATGCGCGCGGCCTGGCCCCGATCGTCACCTTCAGCCATTTCACCGCGCCGCGCTGGTTCAGCGCGCAGGGCGGCTGGACCAACCCGGAAAGCGCACAGCTTTTCGCCCGCTATTGCGACAAGGCGATGCGCGCGCTGGGCCAGGGCATCGCCAGCGCCATCACCCTCAACGAACCCAATATCCTGCTGCTCTTGAAGCCCATGCTGCCGCCGCAAGTGTGGGACATCCAGAAACTGACGCTGGAAACCGCCGCCAAGCGGCTGGGCGTGCCGAAATATGTCTGCGCCAATGTCGCCGGCTTCGACGATCTGCCCGCGCTCCAGACCGGTCTCGAAGCCGCGCACAAGGCCGGCAAGGCCGCGATCAAGGCGGTGCGCGGCGACCTGCCGGTCGGTTTCTCGCTGGCGCTGATGGACGATCAGGCGGTCGGCGCCCATTCGGTGCGCGATAGCATGCGCAAGCAGCTTTATGGCAACTGGCTGGAGATCGCGAAGGGCGACGATTTCATCGGCGTCCAGAATTATGAGCGGGCGCTGTGGGGCGACAAGGGCCGCCTGCCCGCACCCAAGGGCGGTGCCGTCAACTGGTCCGGCACCGAAGTCTGGGCGCCCTCGCTCGGCGGCGCGGTGCGCTTTGCCCATGAAGCGACCGGCGTGCCGATCCTGGTGTCCGAACATGGCGTGGGCAGCGACGATGATGCGGTCCGCGCGCAGTTCATTCCCGAAGCGCTGGCAGGCCTCAAGGCCGCGATCGACGATGGCGTGCCGGTGCTGGGCTATTGCCATTGGTCGCTGCTCGACAATTTCGAGTGGATCTTCGGCTACAAGCCCAAATTCGGCCTGCACAGCGTCGATCCGGTGACCTTCGCCCGCACGGCCAAACCCAGCGCCGCCGTCTATGGCGCGATCGCCCGCCGCAACGCGCTCTGA
- a CDS encoding glycosyl hydrolase, with the protein MNGNVTKEGIDKDLDWLARIGIGGVQNFDASLMTPQIVKERLIYMTDGWKDAFRHAVQTADAKGLEFAIAASPGWSETGGPWVKPQDAMKKLVWSQTDVEGGQRVKGALPAPPSVTGAFQSAKFSDPLAGGAEIADQPHFYGEARVLAYPIADTALPAPRILDADGQPLAGATALGDGDLETVAQMAKGDATHPGTLILDYGKPVTVRSASLFVPHARPPFGDPAYRPTIEAETAQGWQPLGRFSLTEVASTTSFAPVTAQRFRLVLSPNDAAKSPGLGDGAPGAVMIDVFGRPASPTLGIGDLRLSAEARIDQFEAKAGYAIASDYNRLNMGPADAPAIDPARVIDLTDRLRPDGTLDWTAPKGTRWRIVRMGWSLTGKTNHPATPEATGLEVDKYDAAAVRRYLETYLAMYRDTVGADWIGKKGISALLTDSIEVGASNWTPRMVEEFKARRGYDPLPFLPTLTGAVVGSAARSDAFLHDYRQTLADLLADAHYGTVAKVAHENGLTVYGEALENGRPVLGDDLAMRSHTDVPMAAMWTFNRGGAPRPTLIGDMKGAASVAHIYGQNIVSAESMTSAFAPWAFAPADLKRVIDLEFVSGVNRPIVHTSVHQPVDDKVPGLSLMIFGQYFNRHESWANMAKPWVDYMARTGFLLQQGRDHADIAYFYGEDAPITALFEHGVPADLPKDYAYDFVNAEILASKASVQDGDLIAGKARYKALYLGGSSKVMTLVTLQRIAALVEGGATLIGTAPERAPGLQDDPAAFRALVAKLWSGQPVGKGKVIASADVDAALAGTGIGADFRVTGSGDADAYRFLHRALPDGDLYYVTNGKAQAEHVEARFRVTGRQPEIWRAIDGSAAPLSYRTEGSDTIVPLDVGPEDAVFILFRKPAQATSRTIAPVAVKPVATLSQPWTVRFQPGRGAPAEIAMPTLTALDKSSDPGVRYFSGEATYASSFMLPKGARPGAPLWLDLGSVGDVAEVRVNGQVAGTSWFAPYRLDVGRLVKPGRNAIEVKVANLWVNRLIGDQQPGADKISFTAAPTYRPDAPLRSSGLIGPVILLAEQPGR; encoded by the coding sequence ATGAACGGCAATGTGACCAAGGAGGGGATCGACAAGGATCTCGACTGGCTGGCGCGGATCGGCATCGGCGGCGTACAGAATTTCGACGCCAGCCTGATGACGCCGCAGATCGTCAAGGAACGCCTCATCTACATGACCGATGGCTGGAAGGACGCCTTTCGCCACGCCGTCCAGACCGCCGATGCCAAGGGGCTGGAATTCGCGATCGCGGCGTCGCCGGGCTGGAGCGAGACTGGCGGCCCCTGGGTCAAGCCGCAGGACGCGATGAAGAAGCTGGTCTGGTCGCAGACCGATGTCGAGGGCGGCCAGCGGGTCAAGGGCGCCCTGCCCGCACCGCCCTCCGTCACCGGCGCGTTCCAGAGCGCGAAGTTCAGCGATCCTTTGGCCGGTGGCGCCGAGATAGCCGACCAGCCGCACTTCTATGGCGAGGCGCGGGTGCTGGCCTATCCGATCGCCGACACTGCCCTACCCGCGCCCCGCATCCTGGATGCCGATGGCCAGCCGCTCGCGGGTGCGACCGCCCTGGGCGATGGCGATCTCGAAACCGTGGCACAGATGGCCAAGGGCGATGCGACGCACCCCGGTACGCTGATCCTGGACTATGGCAAGCCGGTCACGGTGCGATCGGCCAGCCTGTTCGTTCCCCATGCCCGCCCGCCCTTCGGCGATCCCGCCTATCGCCCGACGATCGAGGCGGAGACGGCGCAGGGCTGGCAGCCGCTCGGCCGCTTCTCGCTGACCGAAGTCGCCTCCACCACCAGCTTCGCGCCCGTCACGGCGCAGCGCTTCCGGCTGGTCCTGTCGCCCAATGACGCCGCCAAGTCGCCGGGCTTGGGCGATGGCGCGCCCGGCGCGGTGATGATCGACGTGTTCGGCCGCCCGGCCAGCCCGACCCTGGGCATTGGCGACCTGCGCCTGTCGGCAGAGGCACGGATCGATCAGTTCGAGGCGAAGGCAGGCTATGCCATCGCATCCGATTATAACCGTCTGAACATGGGTCCGGCCGATGCGCCGGCGATCGACCCGGCCAGGGTCATCGACCTGACCGACCGGCTGCGCCCCGACGGCACGCTCGACTGGACCGCGCCCAAGGGTACGCGCTGGCGCATCGTCCGCATGGGCTGGTCGCTGACCGGCAAGACCAACCACCCCGCCACGCCCGAAGCCACCGGGCTGGAGGTCGACAAATATGACGCGGCGGCGGTGCGTCGCTATCTCGAAACCTATCTCGCCATGTATCGCGATACGGTCGGCGCCGATTGGATCGGCAAGAAGGGCATCAGCGCGCTGCTGACCGACAGTATCGAGGTGGGCGCGTCCAACTGGACGCCGCGCATGGTCGAGGAGTTCAAGGCGCGGCGCGGCTATGACCCCCTCCCCTTCCTGCCGACCCTGACCGGCGCGGTGGTGGGATCGGCCGCGCGCAGCGACGCCTTCCTGCATGATTATCGCCAGACCCTGGCCGACCTGCTGGCCGACGCCCATTATGGCACGGTGGCCAAGGTCGCGCATGAAAATGGCCTCACCGTCTATGGCGAGGCGCTGGAAAATGGCCGGCCGGTGCTGGGCGACGACCTTGCCATGCGCTCGCATACCGATGTGCCGATGGCCGCGATGTGGACCTTCAATCGCGGCGGCGCGCCGCGCCCGACGCTGATCGGCGACATGAAGGGCGCGGCGTCGGTCGCCCATATCTATGGCCAGAATATCGTGTCGGCCGAAAGCATGACGTCGGCCTTCGCGCCGTGGGCCTTCGCCCCGGCGGACCTCAAGCGCGTGATCGACCTGGAATTCGTGTCCGGCGTCAACCGGCCGATCGTCCACACCTCCGTCCACCAGCCGGTGGATGACAAGGTGCCGGGCCTCAGCCTCATGATCTTCGGCCAATATTTCAACCGCCACGAAAGCTGGGCCAATATGGCCAAGCCCTGGGTCGATTATATGGCGCGCACCGGTTTCCTGCTGCAGCAGGGCCGCGACCATGCCGACATCGCCTATTTCTATGGCGAGGATGCGCCGATCACCGCGCTGTTCGAACATGGCGTGCCGGCCGACCTGCCCAAGGATTATGCCTATGACTTCGTCAATGCCGAGATTTTGGCGAGCAAGGCGTCGGTGCAGGATGGCGACCTGATTGCCGGCAAGGCCCGTTACAAGGCGCTGTATCTGGGCGGATCGAGCAAGGTGATGACGCTCGTCACCCTGCAGCGCATCGCCGCGCTGGTGGAGGGGGGCGCCACCCTGATCGGCACCGCGCCCGAACGCGCGCCCGGCCTGCAGGATGATCCCGCCGCCTTTCGCGCGCTGGTGGCGAAGCTGTGGAGCGGCCAGCCGGTCGGCAAGGGCAAGGTGATCGCCAGCGCCGATGTCGACGCCGCGCTGGCCGGCACGGGCATCGGCGCCGATTTCCGCGTGACCGGCAGCGGCGACGCCGATGCCTATCGCTTCCTTCACCGCGCTTTGCCCGATGGCGACCTCTATTATGTGACCAATGGCAAGGCTCAGGCCGAGCATGTCGAGGCCCGCTTCCGCGTCACCGGCCGCCAGCCGGAAATCTGGCGCGCGATCGACGGCAGCGCCGCGCCGCTATCCTACCGGACCGAGGGCAGCGACACGATCGTCCCGCTCGATGTCGGGCCGGAGGATGCCGTCTTCATCCTGTTCCGCAAGCCGGCGCAGGCCACGAGCCGGACGATCGCGCCGGTGGCGGTGAAGCCGGTCGCCACCCTGTCGCAGCCCTGGACCGTGCGCTTCCAGCCGGGTCGCGGCGCGCCGGCCGAGATCGCGATGCCGACGCTGACGGCGCTCGACAAGAGCAGCGATCCGGGCGTGCGCTATTTCTCGGGCGAGGCGACCTATGCCAGCAGCTTCATGCTGCCCAAGGGCGCCAGGCCCGGCGCGCCGCTCTGGCTTGATCTCGGCAGTGTCGGCGATGTCGCAGAGGTGCGGGTCAATGGCCAGGTCGCGGGCACCAGCTGGTTCGCCCCCTATCGGCTGGACGTCGGCAGACTGGTGAAGCCGGGCCGCAACGCGATCGAAGTGAAGGTCGCGAACCTGTGGGTCAATCGCCTGATCGGCGACCAGCAGCCCGGCGCGGACAAGATCAGCTTCACCGCCGCCCCCACCTATCGCCCGGATGCGCCGCTGCGGTCATCGGGTCTGATCGGCCCGGTCATCCTGTTGGCGGAGCAGCCGGGCCGTTGA
- the pobA gene encoding 4-hydroxybenzoate 3-monooxygenase yields the protein MKTQVAIVGAGPAGLLLGHLLRAEGLDVVLVERASPDYVLGRIRAGVLERTTTDLMDRLGLGARMHAEGLPHDGFHLADGERLIRIDIAALTGRQVMVYGQTELTRDLMAAAPERGLEILYDAADVALHDVEGDAPYLTYRKDGSDRRIDCDFICGCDGYHGPSRQAIPPSVGTAFEKVYPFGWLGILADVAPCNHELIYANHARGFALASMRSETRSRYYIQVPLDEKVEDWPDERLWDELAVRLGPEAAAHMARGPALEKSIAPLRSFVFEPMRHGRLLLAGDSAHIVPPTGAKGLNLAASDVAYLSEALVAYYRRNDRDAVAGYSSRALARVWKAERFSWQLTRLMHRFPDNDAFDRRMQLADLDYIASSTAAQTSIAENYVGLPL from the coding sequence ATGAAGACGCAGGTCGCCATTGTCGGCGCAGGCCCGGCCGGGTTGTTGCTGGGCCATTTGTTGCGGGCCGAAGGACTGGACGTGGTGCTGGTCGAGCGGGCGTCGCCCGATTATGTGCTGGGCCGCATCCGCGCCGGCGTGCTGGAGCGCACCACCACCGATCTGATGGACCGGCTGGGCCTTGGCGCACGCATGCATGCCGAAGGATTGCCGCATGACGGCTTTCACCTGGCCGATGGCGAGCGATTGATCCGCATCGACATTGCGGCGCTGACCGGCCGTCAGGTCATGGTCTATGGCCAGACCGAACTGACCCGCGACCTGATGGCGGCGGCGCCGGAGCGGGGGCTGGAGATCCTCTATGACGCGGCCGATGTGGCTTTGCACGATGTGGAGGGCGATGCGCCCTATCTGACCTATCGCAAGGATGGCAGCGATCGTCGGATCGATTGCGACTTCATCTGCGGCTGCGACGGCTATCATGGCCCGTCGCGTCAGGCGATCCCGCCCTCGGTTGGGACCGCATTCGAGAAAGTCTATCCCTTTGGCTGGCTTGGCATTCTGGCCGATGTTGCGCCGTGCAATCATGAGCTGATCTATGCCAATCATGCCCGTGGCTTCGCGCTGGCATCGATGCGCTCCGAAACCCGCAGCCGCTATTATATTCAGGTGCCGCTGGACGAGAAGGTCGAGGATTGGCCGGACGAGCGCTTGTGGGACGAACTGGCGGTGCGGCTGGGGCCGGAGGCGGCGGCCCATATGGCACGCGGTCCGGCACTGGAAAAGTCGATCGCGCCGCTGCGCTCCTTCGTGTTCGAGCCGATGCGCCATGGGCGCCTGCTGCTCGCCGGCGACAGCGCCCATATCGTGCCGCCGACCGGGGCCAAGGGGCTGAACCTCGCCGCATCCGATGTCGCTTATCTGTCGGAAGCGCTGGTCGCATATTATCGGCGCAACGACAGGGATGCGGTGGCCGGCTATTCCAGCCGGGCGCTGGCGCGGGTGTGGAAGGCGGAGCGCTTTTCCTGGCAGCTGACCCGGCTGATGCATCGTTTCCCGGACAATGATGCCTTCGACCGGAGGATGCAGTTGGCCGATCTCGATTATATCGCGTCTTCGACCGCCGCGCAGACGAGCATCGCGGAAAATTATGTCGGCTTGCCGCTCTGA
- a CDS encoding alpha/beta hydrolase, with the protein MKCLVLLPLLLASPAIAQMPTPVPAQAPAEPNAIPLYPDLKAPKGTTENWVRFGGDLAVRNVTVPTITPVLPDPARATGAAVIVAPGGAFMLLAMDHEGWNVARWLADHGVAAFVLKYRLNQTPADMAEASAYMGKRMADSLRDPNVPPTISEPRATLDALAALKLVRTDAGKWGVDPGRVGMIGFSAGAMTTMNAALEGKGADRPAFIGYVYGPMLARNVPADAPPMFAAIANDDSLFPNPSYALVESWRRAHVPVELHAYERGDHGFGMGKPGTTTMGLLPQFLSWMDMRGLLTKAGQ; encoded by the coding sequence ATGAAGTGCCTTGTCCTGTTGCCGCTGTTGCTGGCCTCGCCCGCCATCGCGCAGATGCCGACGCCCGTGCCGGCGCAGGCTCCGGCCGAACCCAATGCCATCCCGCTCTATCCCGATCTCAAGGCGCCCAAGGGCACGACCGAGAATTGGGTGCGCTTCGGCGGCGACCTCGCCGTGCGCAACGTCACCGTGCCGACCATCACCCCGGTCCTGCCCGATCCGGCCAGGGCGACCGGCGCGGCGGTGATCGTCGCCCCCGGTGGCGCCTTCATGCTGCTGGCGATGGATCATGAGGGCTGGAATGTCGCGCGCTGGCTGGCCGATCATGGCGTCGCCGCCTTCGTCCTCAAATATCGGCTGAACCAGACCCCGGCCGACATGGCCGAGGCATCGGCCTATATGGGCAAGCGCATGGCGGACTCGCTGCGCGATCCCAACGTCCCGCCAACGATCAGCGAGCCGCGCGCCACGCTGGATGCCCTCGCTGCGCTGAAACTGGTCCGCACCGATGCGGGCAAATGGGGCGTCGATCCCGGGCGGGTCGGCATGATCGGCTTTTCCGCCGGCGCCATGACGACGATGAATGCCGCGCTGGAGGGCAAGGGCGCCGATCGCCCCGCCTTCATCGGCTATGTCTATGGCCCGATGCTGGCGCGCAATGTCCCCGCTGACGCGCCGCCGATGTTCGCGGCGATCGCCAATGACGACAGCCTTTTCCCCAATCCCTCCTATGCGCTGGTCGAAAGCTGGCGCCGGGCGCATGTGCCGGTCGAACTCCACGCCTATGAGCGCGGCGACCATGGCTTCGGCATGGGCAAGCCGGGCACGACGACCATGGGCCTGTTGCCGCAATTTCTGAGCTGGATGGACATGCGCGGTCTGCTCACGAAGGCGGGACAATGA
- a CDS encoding alpha/beta hydrolase, giving the protein MKPIRDAIAALGTDLGPDILGQCRALFDAEQVALAAAAPVTQADIAYGPDDRHRLDLYRPQGDAPAPILLFVHGGGFLKGDKGSADAWPNANVGRMAAQAGSLGVVINYRLAPDHGWPAGAEDVAAVVAWLKDHAAEHGGAPDRIVLMGTSAGAVHVAGYLKLAGSGAIRAAVLLSGLYGYTPLDQRDTLYYGDPALYPERMPLEAIASTDLPLLIACAEFDPPRFQAEFLSLLQDRLARHGAMPRAFIQSGHNHYSMALHLGTADRRLANEICAFVRETTA; this is encoded by the coding sequence ATGAAGCCGATCAGGGACGCCATCGCCGCACTGGGCACCGATCTGGGACCGGACATACTCGGCCAGTGCCGGGCGCTGTTCGATGCCGAGCAGGTGGCGCTGGCGGCGGCGGCGCCGGTGACGCAGGCGGACATCGCCTATGGCCCGGACGACCGCCACCGGCTCGACCTCTACCGACCGCAGGGCGATGCCCCCGCACCCATTCTGCTCTTCGTCCATGGCGGCGGTTTCCTGAAAGGCGACAAGGGCAGTGCCGACGCCTGGCCCAATGCCAATGTCGGCCGGATGGCGGCGCAGGCCGGTTCCCTGGGCGTCGTCATCAATTATCGCCTCGCCCCCGACCATGGCTGGCCCGCCGGGGCGGAAGATGTCGCGGCTGTCGTCGCCTGGCTCAAGGATCATGCGGCCGAGCATGGCGGTGCCCCCGATCGCATCGTCCTGATGGGCACATCGGCCGGCGCCGTCCATGTCGCGGGCTATCTGAAACTCGCCGGATCGGGCGCCATTCGCGCCGCCGTGCTGCTGTCGGGCCTTTATGGCTATACCCCGCTCGATCAACGCGACACGCTCTATTATGGCGATCCCGCGCTCTACCCGGAACGCATGCCGCTGGAAGCCATTGCTTCGACCGACCTGCCGCTGCTGATCGCCTGCGCCGAGTTCGACCCGCCCCGCTTCCAGGCCGAGTTCCTGAGCCTGTTGCAGGACCGGCTCGCCCGCCATGGCGCCATGCCGCGCGCCTTCATCCAGTCGGGCCATAATCATTATTCCATGGCCCTGCATCTGGGCACCGCCGACCGGCGGCTCGCCAACGAAATCTGCGCCTTCGTGCGCGAAACCACTGCCTGA
- a CDS encoding helix-turn-helix domain-containing protein gives MPDPAAPSSTQAVPAFYLYGEPQRHVIDGFVHVESLDDRSRPSEWTIRPHLHRDLNHIILIADGGGSMQAEGALVAFEAPCLLLIPAGVIHGFDWHRESRGHIVTIADAYLHQLLERDHDLASLFQSPRAITLPVVEGPLVEARIDLLAQELGWAGPGQRAAIESLLLALMVRGLRHAAIGTRPPIASSRQAVIVARLRERIEQRFRQRDPVAVHARALGVSESALRQACARIASTSPAAMLDERALLEARRLLLYSQMSITQIAFAVGFEDPAYFSRFFARHVGMSARAFRAARENGAPTTAA, from the coding sequence ATGCCTGATCCCGCCGCCCCCTCGTCAACCCAGGCCGTCCCGGCCTTCTACCTTTACGGTGAGCCGCAACGGCATGTGATTGATGGCTTCGTCCATGTCGAAAGCCTGGACGATCGGTCACGCCCGAGCGAATGGACGATCCGACCGCATCTCCATCGCGACCTGAACCATATCATCCTGATCGCCGACGGGGGCGGGTCGATGCAGGCGGAGGGCGCACTGGTGGCGTTCGAGGCGCCCTGCCTGCTGCTCATCCCGGCCGGCGTCATCCATGGGTTTGACTGGCACCGGGAATCGCGCGGCCATATCGTGACCATCGCCGACGCCTATCTTCATCAGCTCCTCGAACGCGACCACGACCTCGCCAGCCTGTTCCAATCGCCCCGCGCCATCACCCTGCCGGTGGTGGAAGGGCCGCTGGTTGAAGCGCGGATCGATCTGCTGGCCCAGGAACTGGGCTGGGCCGGTCCCGGCCAACGCGCTGCGATCGAATCGCTGTTGCTAGCGTTGATGGTGCGTGGCTTGCGCCACGCCGCGATCGGCACCCGACCGCCCATTGCCAGCAGTCGCCAGGCCGTCATCGTCGCGCGCCTGCGCGAGCGGATCGAACAGCGTTTTCGCCAGCGCGATCCGGTCGCCGTCCATGCGCGGGCGCTGGGCGTCAGCGAAAGCGCGCTGCGCCAGGCCTGCGCCCGGATCGCCTCTACATCGCCGGCGGCCATGCTGGACGAGCGCGCCCTGCTGGAGGCGCGCCGCCTGCTCCTCTATTCGCAGATGAGCATCACCCAAATCGCCTTTGCCGTGGGGTTCGAGGATCCGGCCTATTTCTCCCGCTTCTTCGCGCGCCATGTCGGCATGAGCGCCCGCGCCTTTCGCGCCGCGCGTGAAAATGGCGCGCCGACAACCGCCGCTTGA